The Bacillus vallismortis genome window below encodes:
- a CDS encoding YheE family protein, producing MAVMISHFSWKPLFQKEKLPGWRISFYYKGTHYEGIYHKSGEIEWGDMFPARADKPALTNEIHELMLFHIYD from the coding sequence GTGGCCGTCATGATTTCGCATTTCAGCTGGAAACCTTTGTTCCAAAAAGAAAAGCTTCCGGGATGGAGAATTTCGTTTTATTATAAAGGAACCCATTATGAGGGCATCTATCATAAAAGCGGAGAAATTGAATGGGGAGATATGTTTCCCGCCCGCGCTGACAAGCCTGCTCTTACGAACGAAATACATGAACTGATGCTTTTTCATATTTATGACTAG
- a CDS encoding coproporphyrinogen III oxidase, whose translation MQIKIEGIHDDRLHRPLQNIANLFYEECELVYGGEELADVVISLECLQTDEHVTVSGEVKGTGITEQHTKSFSSGMNEKEAFKQVKNTISYVYLNLLQAYTGIKQKWGILTGIRPTKLLHKKLQSGMPKEQAHAELRKDYLIHDEKIELMQDIVDRQLAAVPDLYQVKDEVSIYIGIPFCPTKCAYCTFPAYAIQGQAGRVGSFLWGLHYEMQKIGEWLKEHDVKVTTIYFGGGTPTSITAEEMDLLYEEMVRSFPDVKNIREITVEAGRPDTITEEKLAVLNKYDIDRISINPQSYENETLKAIGRHHTVEETIEKYHLSRRHGMNNINMDLIIGLPGEGVKEFRHSLSETENLMPESLTVHTLSFKRASEMTRNKHKYKVAGREEVSQMMDDAVVWTKEHGYVPYYLYRQKNILGNLENVGYSLPGQESIYNIMIMEEVQTIIGIGCGAASKFIDRDTGKITHFANPKDPKSYNERFEHYTDEKINYLEQTFAGCGNRGV comes from the coding sequence TTGCAAATTAAAATAGAAGGCATACATGATGACCGCCTGCATCGGCCTCTGCAAAATATTGCAAATTTGTTTTATGAAGAGTGCGAGCTGGTGTACGGCGGAGAGGAGCTCGCAGATGTTGTTATTTCTTTAGAATGCTTACAAACGGATGAGCATGTAACGGTTTCGGGAGAGGTGAAGGGAACTGGCATAACGGAACAGCATACAAAATCCTTTTCTTCAGGCATGAATGAAAAAGAAGCTTTTAAGCAAGTGAAAAATACGATTTCTTATGTGTACCTCAATCTTCTTCAAGCGTACACGGGCATCAAGCAAAAGTGGGGAATCCTCACAGGAATCCGGCCGACAAAGCTGCTTCATAAAAAGCTGCAAAGCGGAATGCCGAAGGAGCAAGCGCATGCTGAATTGAGAAAAGACTATTTAATTCACGATGAGAAAATCGAATTAATGCAGGACATTGTTGACCGGCAGCTGGCGGCAGTGCCGGATTTGTATCAAGTAAAGGATGAAGTCAGTATTTATATTGGCATTCCGTTTTGTCCGACAAAATGCGCGTATTGCACATTCCCTGCGTATGCCATCCAAGGGCAAGCGGGCAGAGTCGGTTCATTTTTATGGGGGCTGCATTACGAAATGCAGAAAATCGGTGAATGGCTGAAGGAACATGATGTTAAGGTAACAACCATTTACTTTGGCGGCGGGACGCCGACAAGCATTACAGCGGAGGAAATGGATCTGCTGTATGAAGAGATGGTCCGCTCCTTCCCGGATGTGAAAAACATTCGTGAGATTACGGTGGAGGCCGGCCGCCCTGACACGATTACAGAAGAAAAACTTGCCGTTTTAAACAAATATGACATTGACCGAATCAGCATCAACCCGCAATCCTATGAAAATGAAACGCTAAAGGCGATCGGACGGCATCATACGGTTGAAGAGACCATTGAGAAATATCATCTGTCACGCCGGCACGGCATGAATAATATCAATATGGACCTGATTATCGGTTTGCCTGGGGAAGGCGTGAAGGAGTTTAGACACAGCCTTTCAGAAACGGAAAATCTGATGCCGGAATCCCTTACTGTTCATACTCTTTCCTTTAAACGGGCGTCAGAAATGACAAGAAACAAGCATAAGTACAAAGTCGCCGGCAGGGAAGAGGTTTCTCAAATGATGGATGACGCGGTAGTCTGGACGAAAGAGCATGGGTACGTGCCTTATTATTTGTACCGCCAGAAAAACATCCTCGGGAACCTGGAGAATGTCGGATACTCTTTGCCGGGACAAGAAAGCATCTACAACATTATGATTATGGAAGAGGTGCAGACGATTATCGGCATCGGCTGCGGCGCGGCAAGTAAATTTATTGACCGGGATACAGGGAAAATCACACACTTTGCCAATCCGAAAGATCCGAAATCGTACAATGAGCGATTTGAGCACTACACGGACGAAAAAATAAACTATTTAGAGCAGACTTTCGCAGGATGCGGTAACAGGGGTGTTTGA
- a CDS encoding ABC transporter ATP-binding protein, producing MKTGKTLWRYALLYRKLLLVAVVLLAVAVGAELTGPFIGKKMIDDHILGIEKTWYEAAEKDKNAVQFHGTSYVREDRMQEPVSREKEAHIYQVGMAFYFVDQAVSFDGNRTVSDGKLTITNGDKSRTYAAEKLTKEEIFQFYQPEIKGMMFLICLYGGLLVFSVFFQYGQHYLLQMSANRIIQKMRQDVFSHIQKMPIRYFDNLPAGKVVARITNDTEAVRDLYVTVLSTFVTSGIYMVGIFAALFLLDVKLALVCLAIVPIICLWSIIYRKYASYYNRKIRSINSDINAKMNESIQGMTIIQAFRHQKETMREFEKLNEAHFYFQNRMLNLNSLMSHNLVNVIRNLAFVSLIWHFGGASLNAAGIVSVGVLYAFVDYLNRLFQPITGIVNQFSKLELARVSAERVFELLEEKNTEEAGEPAKERALGRVEFRNVSFAYHDGEEVLKHISFTAQKGETVALVGHTGSGKSSILNLLFRFYDAQKGDVLIDGKSIYNMSRQELRSHMGIVLQDPYLFSGTIGSNVSLDDEKMTDEKIKKALRQVGAESLLEKLPQGINEPVIEKGSTLSSGERQLISFARALAFDPAILILDEATAHIDTETEAVIQKALDVVKQGRTTFVIAHRLSTIRNADQILVLDKGEIVERGNHEELMAVKGQYYQMYKLQKGKKHSIA from the coding sequence ATGAAAACAGGAAAAACGTTATGGAGATACGCACTCCTTTATCGAAAATTGCTGCTCGTAGCCGTCGTTTTGCTAGCTGTCGCCGTCGGAGCAGAACTGACCGGGCCGTTTATCGGCAAAAAAATGATTGACGATCATATCCTCGGTATTGAGAAAACTTGGTACGAAGCTGCGGAAAAAGATAAAAACGCCGTTCAGTTCCACGGCACCTCTTATGTGAGAGAGGACCGGATGCAGGAACCTGTTTCTCGAGAAAAAGAAGCGCATATTTATCAAGTGGGAATGGCGTTTTATTTTGTTGATCAGGCTGTCAGCTTTGACGGGAACAGAACGGTTTCTGACGGAAAGCTGACAATCACAAACGGAGACAAGAGCCGGACATATGCTGCCGAAAAGCTGACAAAAGAGGAAATTTTCCAGTTCTATCAGCCGGAAATAAAGGGAATGATGTTTCTGATCTGTCTGTATGGAGGCTTGCTCGTCTTTTCTGTATTTTTTCAATACGGACAGCATTATTTGCTGCAGATGAGCGCCAATCGGATTATCCAGAAGATGAGGCAGGACGTGTTTTCGCACATACAGAAAATGCCGATTCGCTATTTTGATAACCTTCCCGCAGGCAAAGTGGTTGCGCGGATTACCAATGATACAGAAGCCGTCAGGGATTTATATGTCACAGTGCTGTCAACATTTGTGACAAGCGGAATCTATATGGTCGGCATATTCGCAGCTTTGTTTCTGCTTGATGTTAAGCTCGCGTTAGTGTGTCTGGCAATTGTGCCGATCATCTGTCTGTGGTCAATCATCTATCGGAAATACGCGTCTTATTACAATCGAAAAATCCGCTCGATCAACAGTGACATTAACGCAAAGATGAATGAGTCCATTCAAGGCATGACAATTATTCAGGCTTTCCGTCACCAGAAGGAAACGATGAGAGAATTTGAGAAATTAAATGAAGCTCATTTTTATTTTCAAAACAGGATGCTGAATTTAAACTCTTTAATGTCCCATAACCTTGTCAATGTGATCCGAAACCTTGCGTTTGTCAGTCTGATCTGGCACTTTGGCGGTGCGAGCCTGAATGCGGCCGGAATTGTTTCTGTCGGAGTGCTGTACGCGTTTGTTGATTATTTAAACCGGTTATTTCAGCCGATCACAGGCATCGTCAATCAGTTTTCAAAGCTGGAGCTGGCACGGGTTTCCGCCGAGCGTGTTTTCGAACTGCTTGAAGAAAAGAATACGGAAGAAGCGGGTGAACCGGCGAAGGAGCGCGCGCTGGGGCGGGTTGAATTTCGTAATGTGTCATTTGCATATCATGACGGTGAAGAGGTGTTAAAACATATTTCTTTTACCGCGCAAAAAGGCGAAACCGTAGCGCTCGTTGGCCATACCGGATCAGGAAAAAGCTCGATTTTGAATCTTCTGTTTCGTTTTTATGATGCGCAAAAAGGGGATGTTCTGATTGATGGAAAAAGCATTTACAACATGTCAAGACAGGAACTCAGATCCCATATGGGCATTGTGCTTCAGGACCCTTACCTATTCTCGGGCACGATCGGTTCTAACGTAAGCCTTGATGATGAAAAAATGACCGATGAAAAGATCAAAAAAGCACTGCGGCAAGTCGGGGCTGAGAGCCTTTTGGAAAAGCTGCCCCAAGGCATCAATGAACCCGTGATTGAAAAAGGGAGCACGCTATCTTCTGGAGAGCGGCAATTAATATCTTTCGCAAGAGCTCTGGCCTTTGATCCCGCCATTTTGATCTTAGATGAAGCAACGGCGCATATTGATACAGAGACAGAGGCCGTGATCCAGAAGGCGCTCGATGTCGTCAAACAAGGACGCACCACCTTCGTCATCGCCCATCGGCTTTCAACAATCAGAAACGCGGATCAGATTTTGGTCCTTGATAAAGGAGAAATTGTTGAGAGAGGGAACCATGAGGAATTAATGGCCGTCAAAGGACAATATTATCAAATGTATAAGCTGCAAAAAGGCAAGAAACATTCCATAGCATAA
- a CDS encoding DUF445 domain-containing protein yields the protein MGIAGTFIFMIVIGAVIGAVTNHLAIQMLFRPYKAYYLFGKRVPFTPGLIPRRRDELAKQMGLMVVNHLLTPAGIKKRLVSDTAKKQALQVGEQLIQKLSLSEMTVKEALEKAGVKRPDEAADAWISSWTDDKLNELFRQYEHQSLKELVPLEVQEKLEEKIPMISGYILSRGVHYFESDEGKIRLGNMIDDFLKERGMLGSMVQMFLGNTSLADRVLPELLKFLRNEETKKLLSDLLKNEWGKLREYTFYEADEKWNAKALIFSLKRRVLQIFSTAPFFDNTIGTLTLRYESELTQQMLPALLDTLLEGVSANLESVLKRMRLEEIVKEQVDQFPVQRLEEMVLSISKKEFKMITYLGGLLGGIIGAVQALFVTLF from the coding sequence ATGGGTATTGCAGGAACCTTTATTTTTATGATTGTGATCGGCGCTGTCATTGGCGCAGTGACCAATCATTTAGCGATTCAAATGCTATTTAGGCCATATAAAGCGTACTATTTGTTTGGGAAACGAGTCCCTTTTACCCCCGGACTGATTCCGAGAAGACGGGATGAACTTGCAAAACAAATGGGACTGATGGTCGTCAATCATCTCTTAACCCCTGCGGGTATTAAAAAGCGGCTCGTCTCCGATACAGCCAAAAAACAGGCTCTTCAAGTTGGGGAACAGCTGATTCAAAAGCTGTCACTTTCTGAAATGACAGTAAAAGAAGCGCTTGAAAAAGCCGGAGTTAAGCGTCCTGATGAAGCGGCAGACGCATGGATCAGCAGCTGGACGGATGATAAGCTGAATGAGCTTTTCCGCCAATACGAGCACCAATCATTAAAAGAGCTGGTGCCTTTGGAAGTGCAGGAAAAGCTTGAGGAAAAGATTCCGATGATTTCAGGATATATATTGTCACGCGGTGTTCATTATTTTGAAAGTGATGAAGGGAAAATCCGTCTCGGCAATATGATTGATGACTTTTTAAAAGAGCGCGGCATGCTTGGAAGCATGGTGCAAATGTTTCTAGGCAATACAAGCCTTGCAGATCGCGTGCTTCCGGAGCTTCTCAAGTTTTTGCGGAATGAGGAGACAAAAAAACTGCTTTCTGATCTCTTGAAAAACGAATGGGGCAAGCTGAGGGAGTATACGTTTTATGAAGCAGACGAAAAGTGGAATGCCAAAGCGCTCATTTTCAGCCTGAAACGAAGAGTGCTGCAAATATTTTCGACGGCTCCTTTCTTCGACAATACGATTGGCACCCTTACCCTCCGTTATGAATCTGAGCTGACCCAGCAAATGCTTCCGGCATTGTTAGATACATTACTTGAAGGGGTTTCGGCCAATCTTGAAAGTGTCTTAAAACGGATGCGCCTTGAGGAAATCGTCAAGGAGCAGGTGGATCAATTCCCGGTGCAGCGTCTTGAAGAAATGGTGCTGTCCATTTCAAAAAAAGAATTTAAAATGATTACCTATTTGGGAGGCCTTCTAGGTGGAATCATAGGTGCGGTTCAGGCATTGTTTGTCACCCTTTTTTAA
- the yheD gene encoding spore coat associated protein YheD — translation MNHKQFLIGIDKTSENTLILPSSLKRDGLLHAAFGTKVVRCHVSYRRHLEQTVLLSENLFHELFLPHRSRADILIHDHTVHIGPLIGIFTAGFTVSLERPFKDRSLFFSKLVTLHEQAGGYCFVFGAHQINWEEGTIEGLLYRENGWEKKIVPLPNVVYDRLPNRKIEDSLLLQHTKKRLIDEYQIPWFNKTFFNKWSVHQLLEKDPRTAPFLPKSELTPSEERIDELCDAYKKVYIKPANGALGTGIYQLTKTDDGLMVKHTNDAKTFSSINYSDAASFLAEFQKQHDLSDFLIQQGVDLIEFQGKPADFRVHTNKNRKGKWTVTAIAVKISGENSITTHLSNGGIVKTLAEVYDVPAERIEVIKKLSAAALTASHVLHDHIEGFIGEIGFDFGIDQSGKVWMFEANSRPGRSIFSHPNLHHVDSLTKRRSFEYASYLSEKAITTPEALWPS, via the coding sequence GTGAATCATAAACAGTTTTTGATCGGCATAGACAAAACGAGTGAAAATACCCTGATTTTGCCCTCTTCGCTGAAGCGAGACGGTCTCTTGCATGCCGCGTTCGGGACGAAGGTTGTCAGATGCCACGTTTCTTACAGGCGGCATTTAGAACAAACCGTACTTCTCTCTGAAAATCTGTTTCACGAGCTTTTTCTTCCCCATCGAAGCAGGGCTGACATTCTGATTCATGATCATACGGTACATATCGGGCCGTTAATCGGCATTTTTACGGCGGGGTTTACCGTATCTCTTGAACGCCCTTTTAAAGATCGTTCCCTCTTTTTTTCTAAGCTTGTCACATTACACGAGCAAGCTGGAGGCTACTGCTTCGTTTTTGGCGCTCACCAAATCAATTGGGAGGAAGGCACGATTGAGGGGCTCCTATACAGGGAAAACGGCTGGGAGAAAAAAATCGTCCCGCTGCCGAACGTCGTTTATGACCGTTTGCCAAACCGAAAAATTGAAGATTCGCTTCTCTTGCAGCATACAAAAAAGAGACTGATCGATGAATATCAAATTCCATGGTTTAATAAAACATTTTTTAATAAATGGAGCGTTCATCAATTGCTCGAAAAAGATCCGAGAACAGCCCCATTTTTGCCGAAATCCGAGCTTACGCCATCTGAGGAGCGGATTGATGAGCTCTGTGATGCATACAAAAAAGTCTATATCAAACCAGCGAACGGAGCACTCGGCACCGGAATTTATCAGCTGACAAAAACAGACGATGGCCTGATGGTGAAACATACGAATGACGCCAAAACATTTTCTTCTATCAATTATTCCGACGCCGCCTCATTTCTGGCAGAATTTCAAAAACAGCACGACCTGTCTGACTTTCTCATTCAGCAAGGTGTGGATCTGATTGAATTTCAAGGCAAACCAGCGGATTTCCGTGTCCATACCAATAAAAACAGAAAAGGGAAATGGACAGTGACTGCAATAGCAGTAAAAATTTCCGGAGAAAACAGCATTACAACACATCTATCTAATGGCGGAATCGTAAAAACACTTGCAGAAGTATACGATGTTCCCGCTGAAAGAATTGAGGTCATTAAAAAGCTTTCCGCGGCCGCACTGACGGCAAGCCATGTGCTTCACGATCATATCGAGGGGTTTATCGGGGAGATCGGTTTCGATTTTGGCATTGATCAAAGCGGTAAAGTATGGATGTTTGAAGCGAATTCGCGTCCGGGCCGCAGTATTTTTTCTCATCCGAATTTGCATCATGTTGATTCTCTGACAAAACGAAGAAGCTTTGAGTACGCGTCATATTTATCCGAGAAGGCGATCACCACCCCTGAAGCGCTATGGCCTTCGTAA
- a CDS encoding DNA alkylation repair protein translates to MADLKEVYNEELIFQLIHRIMESYPDFNKDKFEEQLLQEDWPELALKERMRRITASLYETLPKHYGEALAILRNAAPHFKGLSGILFPDYVEQYGLAHWEESIKALEYFTHYSTSEFAVRPFLLLDQEKMIQQLLAWSEHENEHVRRLASEGSRPRLPWGKSIPALKSDPAPVLPILEKLMQDESLYVRKSVANSLNDISKTHPHLLKKIADQWHGTHPYTDWIIKHAYRTLLKKGDKQALQLFGYENADSIQLHDLTCQSSRIAIGENLEFSFYIHSERDQKVRIEYAIDFIKARGQRHQKVFKISETNIRKNETKSYTRIQSFKDLTTRKHYKGIHTLSVIINGEVKDSLNFQVC, encoded by the coding sequence ATGGCTGATTTAAAAGAAGTATATAATGAAGAACTGATATTTCAATTGATACATCGTATAATGGAATCCTATCCTGATTTTAACAAAGACAAATTCGAAGAACAATTGCTTCAGGAAGACTGGCCTGAACTCGCTTTAAAAGAGCGGATGCGCCGCATTACAGCTTCCTTATACGAAACGCTGCCAAAACATTACGGTGAAGCGCTCGCGATTTTACGGAATGCAGCCCCTCATTTCAAAGGACTCAGCGGAATTCTATTCCCTGATTATGTGGAACAGTACGGGTTAGCGCATTGGGAAGAATCAATAAAGGCGTTGGAATACTTTACACACTATTCTACCTCAGAATTTGCTGTGAGGCCTTTTTTGCTTTTAGATCAAGAAAAAATGATCCAGCAATTGCTTGCATGGTCTGAACATGAAAATGAACACGTGAGAAGACTTGCGAGCGAAGGAAGCAGGCCCCGCCTGCCATGGGGAAAATCGATACCCGCTTTAAAATCGGACCCTGCCCCCGTTCTGCCGATCCTTGAAAAACTGATGCAGGACGAGTCCTTGTATGTAAGGAAAAGCGTGGCCAACAGCCTTAATGATATATCAAAAACGCATCCTCATTTGCTGAAAAAAATCGCAGATCAATGGCACGGAACACACCCCTACACCGATTGGATCATCAAACACGCCTATCGAACCTTATTAAAAAAGGGCGATAAACAGGCCTTACAGCTTTTTGGTTATGAAAATGCTGATTCGATCCAATTACATGATTTAACATGCCAATCCAGCCGTATAGCTATTGGCGAAAACCTCGAATTCTCTTTCTATATTCATTCAGAAAGGGATCAAAAAGTAAGAATTGAGTACGCAATTGATTTTATAAAAGCAAGGGGTCAGCGTCATCAAAAAGTATTTAAAATTTCAGAAACAAATATACGAAAAAATGAAACTAAGTCATACACAAGAATTCAATCCTTTAAGGATCTGACGACCAGAAAGCATTACAAAGGAATCCATACATTATCAGTGATCATCAATGGAGAAGTAAAAGATTCATTGAATTTCCAAGTTTGCTGA
- the sspB gene encoding beta type acid-soluble spore protein SspB encodes MANQNSSNQLVVPGAAQAIDQMKLEIASEFGVNLGADTTSRANGSVGGEITKRLVSFAQQQMGGNVQ; translated from the coding sequence ATGGCTAACCAAAATTCTTCAAACCAATTAGTAGTTCCTGGCGCAGCTCAGGCTATCGATCAAATGAAACTTGAAATCGCTTCTGAATTCGGCGTTAACCTTGGAGCGGATACAACTTCCCGCGCTAACGGTTCTGTCGGTGGAGAAATCACTAAACGTTTAGTCTCTTTCGCTCAGCAGCAAATGGGCGGCAACGTTCAATAA
- a CDS encoding YlbF family regulator, producing the protein MASNFYDVAYELEKSLRGSEEFTRLKNLYDEVNADESAKSMFENFRDVQLRLQQKQMAGEEITEEEVTQAQKTVALVQQHEKISQLMEAEQRMSVLIGELNKIIMKPLEELYGSVEG; encoded by the coding sequence ATGGCTAGTAATTTTTATGATGTAGCGTATGAACTGGAAAAATCATTACGCGGGAGCGAAGAGTTCACCCGTTTAAAAAACCTTTATGATGAAGTAAACGCAGATGAATCTGCAAAAAGCATGTTCGAAAACTTCCGTGATGTGCAGCTTAGACTCCAGCAAAAGCAAATGGCAGGAGAAGAAATTACAGAAGAAGAAGTGACGCAGGCTCAAAAAACAGTTGCGCTTGTACAGCAGCACGAAAAAATTTCTCAGCTGATGGAAGCGGAGCAGCGCATGAGCGTGCTGATCGGTGAATTAAACAAAATCATTATGAAGCCTTTAGAAGAGCTATACGGTAGTGTCGAAGGCTAA
- a CDS encoding NAD(P)-dependent oxidoreductase, which translates to MKIALFGASGRVGQAFLKQAAADEQFDIYALVRSHHAELPLSKDRIVIGNARRREDVKKVMKDAEIVISCLGTDGDDTLSVAMANIIAIMKEQHIKRVITIGTAGILNSRYEPGKYRFETSESKRKLTRAAKEHAKVYEMLKESSLDWTIICPTYLPDRAATGDYRVERNVLPEGGTSITVGDTADFLYHELITGEYAGYRAGLAY; encoded by the coding sequence ATGAAAATCGCTTTATTTGGAGCCAGCGGCCGCGTCGGACAAGCTTTTTTAAAACAAGCTGCCGCAGATGAACAATTTGATATATACGCTCTGGTCAGATCTCATCATGCTGAGCTCCCCCTTTCAAAAGACCGGATCGTCATAGGGAATGCGCGCCGCCGGGAAGATGTAAAAAAAGTGATGAAGGATGCTGAGATCGTGATCAGCTGTCTCGGCACAGATGGTGATGATACCTTGTCTGTAGCGATGGCAAATATAATCGCCATTATGAAAGAACAGCATATCAAACGGGTGATTACGATCGGCACCGCAGGCATTCTTAATTCCCGATATGAACCGGGAAAGTACCGGTTTGAAACAAGTGAATCGAAACGAAAGCTAACCCGAGCAGCCAAGGAGCATGCAAAAGTATACGAAATGCTAAAAGAATCCTCTTTAGACTGGACAATCATCTGCCCCACTTACCTCCCGGACCGAGCAGCAACCGGCGATTACCGTGTGGAGCGTAACGTTTTGCCGGAGGGCGGTACAAGCATTACGGTCGGCGATACAGCTGATTTTTTATATCATGAGCTCATTACAGGCGAGTATGCCGGATATCGTGCCGGACTGGCTTATTAA
- the spaC gene encoding spore coat associated protein SpaC, with the protein MITLGFMSLSRQHEADYSAELAERAPEFGIRFIRFTPFDISPDTLRVKASVYHSASGTWNETELAIPDYIYDRCFYGKDSQSQKAKPIVEWLKKYPKTEFIGRGLPDKWTVLHDLQQHAVINPYIPETMKVSRYEQIHSFLSKEKACILKPAFGAGGRGVILLDLGKKNITATYHIGKDKQTKTFSNHASFKTWCKKVLQHHYLLQPYLNIQDKEQYPCDIRLFMEKNEAGEWNTVGKAVRRGYKHGLLANLSGGSDALTFDSWFEDIPKKQQVVLLDDVFSITQSVPYYLDERYGPLFELGLDICLAKDGRIWILDINSKPGRKSILRVSPEQKDQLYTCPLKRCQYLFSEQRQKGVLPRES; encoded by the coding sequence ATGATAACACTCGGTTTTATGTCCTTATCCCGCCAGCATGAAGCGGATTATTCCGCAGAACTGGCCGAAAGAGCACCCGAATTCGGCATACGATTCATCCGCTTTACACCGTTTGATATTTCACCTGACACCTTGCGTGTCAAAGCATCGGTCTATCATTCGGCCAGCGGCACTTGGAACGAAACTGAATTGGCGATTCCAGATTATATTTATGACCGCTGTTTTTATGGCAAGGATTCACAATCCCAAAAAGCGAAGCCGATTGTTGAGTGGCTCAAAAAATATCCGAAAACGGAATTCATCGGGCGGGGTCTTCCTGATAAATGGACCGTCCTTCATGATTTGCAGCAGCACGCTGTGATCAATCCTTATATTCCGGAGACGATGAAAGTAAGCCGCTATGAACAAATCCATTCCTTTTTATCCAAGGAAAAAGCCTGCATCTTAAAACCGGCGTTCGGCGCAGGAGGCAGAGGCGTTATTTTATTGGATCTCGGTAAGAAAAACATAACCGCCACGTATCACATCGGAAAGGATAAGCAGACAAAAACCTTTTCCAACCATGCTTCTTTTAAAACATGGTGCAAAAAAGTGCTTCAGCATCACTATTTGCTTCAGCCTTATTTAAATATTCAAGATAAAGAACAATACCCGTGTGATATTCGCCTGTTCATGGAAAAAAACGAAGCAGGTGAATGGAATACAGTCGGAAAAGCCGTGAGACGCGGATACAAACACGGGCTGTTGGCCAATTTGTCAGGCGGGTCTGATGCGCTGACATTCGATTCTTGGTTTGAAGATATACCGAAAAAACAGCAAGTAGTCTTACTTGATGACGTGTTCTCGATTACCCAGTCGGTTCCGTATTATCTTGACGAGCGCTATGGGCCGCTGTTTGAACTTGGTCTCGATATATGCCTTGCGAAGGACGGGAGAATTTGGATCTTAGATATTAATTCCAAACCAGGCAGAAAGTCAATTCTGCGTGTCTCTCCCGAGCAAAAAGATCAGCTGTACACTTGTCCCCTAAAGCGCTGCCAATATCTGTTTTCTGAGCAACGCCAGAAAGGAGTTCTTCCGCGTGAATCATAA
- a CDS encoding Cof-type HAD-IIB family hydrolase, protein MSKQLLALNIDGALLRSNGKIHQATKDAIEYVKKKGIYVTLVTNRHFRSAQKIAKSLKLDAKLITHSGAYIAEKIDAPLFEKRISDDHTFNIVQVLESYQCNIRLLHEKYSIGNKKKVNSNLLGKALIHPSDPIFYPVQFVESLSDLLMDEPVSAPVIEVYTEHDIQLDITETITKAFSAVDVIRVNDEKLNIVPKGVSKEAGLALVASELGLTMEDVVAIGHQYDDLPMIELAGLGVAMGNAAPEIKRKADWVTRCNDEQGVAYMMKEYFRMQQRKGFLDKFHMKRV, encoded by the coding sequence GTGTCAAAACAATTGCTTGCCTTAAATATAGATGGAGCGCTTCTTCGGTCGAACGGAAAGATTCATCAGGCAACGAAAGACGCGATCGAATATGTTAAGAAAAAAGGGATTTATGTCACACTCGTAACCAACCGTCATTTTCGTTCAGCACAGAAAATAGCAAAATCGCTGAAGCTTGATGCCAAGCTGATCACTCATAGCGGGGCATACATCGCTGAGAAAATAGACGCTCCGTTGTTTGAAAAAAGAATTTCTGACGATCACACCTTTAATATTGTTCAAGTGCTGGAGAGCTATCAATGCAATATTCGGCTTCTTCACGAGAAGTATTCGATCGGAAACAAGAAAAAGGTGAATTCAAATTTATTGGGGAAAGCACTCATTCATCCGTCTGATCCGATCTTTTATCCAGTCCAGTTTGTAGAATCATTAAGCGATCTTCTCATGGATGAGCCGGTGAGTGCGCCTGTCATCGAGGTGTACACGGAGCACGACATTCAGCTTGACATTACAGAAACGATTACGAAAGCCTTCTCTGCAGTTGACGTTATTCGCGTAAACGATGAGAAGCTGAATATCGTCCCGAAAGGTGTCTCGAAGGAAGCGGGTCTGGCCCTCGTCGCTTCAGAGCTGGGTTTGACTATGGAAGATGTAGTGGCCATCGGGCATCAGTATGACGATCTCCCGATGATTGAACTTGCCGGTCTTGGGGTAGCGATGGGAAACGCCGCTCCGGAGATCAAGAGAAAGGCTGATTGGGTCACAAGGTGCAATGACGAGCAGGGTGTCGCTTACATGATGAAGGAATATTTCCGAATGCAGCAGCGAAAAGGATTTCTTGATAAGTTCCACATGAAACGTGTGTAA